In Nitrosophilus labii, the following proteins share a genomic window:
- the argJ gene encoding bifunctional glutamate N-acetyltransferase/amino-acid acetyltransferase ArgJ — MFKLIPTKDGIESVEGFYCDGLNAGLKKDGLDLGFIYSDTICEISALFTKNRFQAAPLKHFQKHNITKSNFLLVNSKNANAMTGEKGIDDIEEILEYAKKIFPSIDNPIMSSTGVIGVPLPKEKIKSALEKLDLSSKNSLNFAKSIMTTDTFEKMISFKVELNNKKSFNIAGVAKGAGMINPALATMLCFIITDADIPKKDMDELLHKNVETTFNAISVDGDRSTNDTVMLFSNKKSGVYDKDAFDFALYKIMHHLALQIVKDGEGAKKLVGFEITGAKNDTEAKIAAQALTNSLLVKTAIFGEDPNWGRIASTIGASGIECYEDRLKISFEDVLVYDKGEILFTPQIEGMAHQVMKRDEFTIKCDLGIAQGRFKAYGCDLGYEYVKINAEYRT; from the coding sequence ATGTTCAAACTTATCCCTACTAAAGACGGTATAGAATCGGTTGAAGGTTTTTATTGTGATGGTTTGAATGCAGGTTTAAAAAAAGATGGGTTAGACCTAGGTTTTATATACTCAGATACCATTTGCGAAATATCAGCACTATTTACAAAAAACAGATTTCAAGCCGCACCTTTGAAACATTTTCAAAAACATAATATCACAAAAAGCAACTTTTTACTTGTAAATTCAAAAAACGCAAACGCTATGACCGGTGAAAAAGGGATAGATGATATAGAAGAGATTTTAGAGTATGCAAAAAAGATTTTCCCTAGCATCGATAACCCTATAATGAGCTCAACTGGCGTTATAGGCGTACCGCTTCCAAAAGAAAAGATAAAATCTGCACTTGAAAAACTTGACCTAAGCTCAAAAAACTCTCTAAATTTTGCAAAATCTATAATGACAACAGATACTTTTGAGAAAATGATCTCTTTTAAAGTTGAGCTAAATAATAAAAAAAGTTTCAATATAGCAGGAGTAGCAAAAGGAGCTGGTATGATAAATCCAGCTCTTGCTACAATGCTCTGTTTTATCATAACCGATGCAGATATACCTAAAAAAGATATGGACGAACTTCTGCACAAAAATGTAGAAACCACATTCAATGCTATCAGTGTAGATGGAGACAGATCTACCAACGATACCGTAATGCTTTTTAGCAATAAAAAAAGCGGTGTTTATGATAAAGATGCTTTTGATTTTGCTTTATATAAAATAATGCATCATCTTGCTCTACAGATAGTTAAAGACGGAGAAGGGGCGAAAAAATTAGTAGGGTTTGAGATAACAGGCGCAAAAAATGATACTGAAGCAAAAATTGCTGCACAAGCTTTAACGAATTCTCTCTTAGTAAAAACAGCAATTTTCGGCGAAGATCCAAACTGGGGAAGAATCGCTTCAACTATTGGAGCTAGCGGGATTGAGTGCTATGAAGATAGATTAAAAATCAGTTTTGAAGATGTTTTGGTTTACGATAAAGGAGAGATACTTTTTACTCCCCAAATAGAGGGAATGGCTCATCAAGTTATGAAAAGAGATGAGTTTACAATAAAGTGCGATCTAGGAATTGCCCAAGGAAGATTTAAAGCGTATGGATGTGATCTTGGATACGAATACGTAAAAATTAATGCAGAATATAGAACATAA
- the accA gene encoding acetyl-CoA carboxylase carboxyl transferase subunit alpha yields the protein MATYLDFEQKIKQIEEQIEAAKARGDEAAVEILKKDLEKEVSKTYKNLSDFQKLQLARHPDRPYALDYVRLLMEEPYEIHGDRCYRDDPAIICYLGYIDGQRTMLIGEQKGRGTKNKIKRNFGMPHPEGYRKALRAAKMAEKFGIPVLMLIDTPGAYPGIGAEERGQSEAIARNLLELSRLDTVTVSIVIGEGGSGGALAIGVADKLAMMRYSVFSVISPEGCAAILWNDPAKVEQATKALKITAEDLKELGLVDDIIEEPLIGAHRDKEGAAKALKEYYLKSVKELSGLSSEERLSLRYQKLVSKGAFKE from the coding sequence TTGGCAACATACCTTGATTTTGAACAAAAAATAAAACAGATTGAAGAGCAGATTGAAGCTGCAAAAGCTAGAGGTGATGAGGCTGCCGTTGAGATATTGAAAAAAGATTTGGAAAAAGAGGTCTCTAAAACGTATAAAAATCTATCCGATTTTCAAAAACTTCAGCTTGCAAGGCATCCGGACAGACCTTATGCTTTGGATTATGTAAGACTTTTGATGGAAGAGCCTTATGAAATTCATGGTGATAGATGTTATAGAGACGATCCTGCAATTATATGTTATCTTGGATATATTGATGGTCAAAGAACTATGCTTATAGGAGAGCAAAAGGGCAGGGGAACCAAAAACAAGATTAAAAGAAATTTCGGAATGCCTCACCCGGAAGGGTATAGAAAAGCTCTTAGAGCCGCTAAAATGGCTGAAAAATTTGGTATTCCAGTCTTGATGCTTATAGATACGCCGGGAGCGTATCCTGGAATTGGCGCCGAGGAGAGAGGGCAGAGTGAGGCGATTGCAAGAAATCTTTTAGAGCTTAGCAGACTCGATACGGTAACAGTCTCTATCGTGATAGGAGAAGGTGGAAGCGGTGGGGCTTTGGCCATAGGTGTGGCTGACAAACTTGCGATGATGAGATATTCGGTATTTAGTGTTATCTCTCCTGAAGGTTGTGCCGCGATTTTATGGAATGATCCTGCTAAAGTTGAGCAGGCTACCAAAGCTTTAAAAATAACCGCCGAGGATCTAAAAGAGCTAGGTCTTGTAGATGATATCATTGAAGAGCCGCTTATAGGCGCTCATCGTGATAAAGAGGGTGCCGCTAAGGCTTTGAAGGAGTATTATTTAAAAAGTGTGAAGGAGCTCTCCGGCTTATCTTCAGAAGAAAGGCTTAGTTTAAGATATCAGAAATTAGTAAGTAAAGGGGCGTTTAAAGAGTAG
- a CDS encoding DUF465 domain-containing protein yields the protein MLEEFPKEIVEELKAKDPHFDAIVTKHNELDEIVTEVEEGREYMEDLELEKLKLEKLKLKDEAYHLMNKYMKEKGLK from the coding sequence ATGTTAGAAGAATTCCCAAAAGAGATAGTAGAAGAGCTAAAAGCAAAAGATCCTCATTTTGATGCAATAGTCACTAAACATAACGAGCTAGACGAAATTGTAACGGAAGTAGAAGAGGGACGCGAATATATGGAAGATTTGGAACTTGAGAAACTAAAACTTGAAAAATTGAAACTAAAAGATGAAGCTTACCATCTAATGAACAAATATATGAAAGAAAAAGGTCTCAAATAA
- the rpe gene encoding ribulose-phosphate 3-epimerase — protein MLVAPSILSADFGRLAEEVKDICEGGADLIHIDVMDGHFVPNMTIGPIVVEAVAKAATKPLDIHLMVQNNAFFVDLFAEFKPEYISFHVEEEKHPHRLIQKIRNYGIKPALVLNPGTTPKLIEYLIEDIDMVLLMSVNPGFGGQKFIPIYEKICEVKEMCEAKNPDCLIEVDGGVSDKNVKELKSAGVDIVVSGSYIFKQKDKKAAIESLKV, from the coding sequence ATGTTAGTTGCTCCGAGCATATTGAGTGCCGATTTTGGAAGATTGGCTGAAGAGGTAAAAGATATTTGCGAAGGTGGGGCCGATCTTATCCATATCGATGTTATGGATGGTCATTTTGTACCGAATATGACTATAGGGCCTATTGTGGTAGAAGCTGTTGCCAAAGCTGCCACAAAGCCTTTGGATATTCATTTGATGGTTCAAAATAATGCCTTTTTTGTGGATTTGTTTGCAGAGTTTAAACCAGAATATATCTCTTTTCATGTAGAGGAGGAAAAACATCCTCACAGACTTATTCAAAAGATTAGAAATTACGGAATAAAACCTGCTCTTGTGTTAAATCCAGGAACTACCCCAAAGCTTATAGAATATCTGATAGAAGATATAGACATGGTTTTGCTTATGAGCGTAAATCCCGGTTTTGGAGGACAAAAATTTATACCTATATATGAAAAAATTTGCGAAGTAAAAGAGATGTGTGAAGCTAAAAATCCAGACTGTCTTATAGAGGTTGATGGAGGAGTAAGCGATAAAAATGTAAAAGAGCTAAAGAGTGCCGGAGTAGATATAGTGGTTAGCGGCAGCTATATTTTTAAACAAAAAGATAAAAAAGCTGCGATAGAGAGTTTAAAGGTCTGA
- the rpmB gene encoding 50S ribosomal protein L28, translating into MSRKCAITGKGPRTGHNVSHANNKTKRRFLPNLRTVRITLPDGTRKKIKVAASTLRTMKKKSLI; encoded by the coding sequence ATGTCAAGAAAATGCGCTATAACAGGTAAAGGTCCAAGAACTGGACATAATGTAAGTCACGCAAACAATAAAACAAAAAGAAGATTTTTGCCAAACCTTAGAACCGTTAGAATAACACTTCCAGACGGAACAAGAAAAAAGATCAAAGTAGCAGCCTCAACTCTAAGAACTATGAAGAAAAAATCGCTAATATAA
- a CDS encoding phosphoribosylanthranilate isomerase, which produces MRVKICGITNIEDALFAVKAGADALGFVFYEKSPRYIEPKKAKEIIEKLPPFVERVGLFVNVKSQYVNQICHDCNLSLAQIHFEANKEFYDNLTVKHIKVIRAKTKEDITKYEDEYRLVDAYAREYGGSGKRVRLDWFEGVDTSKIILAGGLNPQNLDSVKDKGFFGVDVSSGVEKSKGKKDHQKVLQFIKKAKSFE; this is translated from the coding sequence TTGAGAGTAAAAATCTGCGGAATAACAAATATAGAAGATGCGCTTTTTGCCGTAAAAGCGGGAGCTGATGCTTTAGGGTTCGTGTTTTATGAAAAATCGCCAAGATATATAGAACCAAAAAAGGCAAAAGAGATTATTGAAAAACTTCCTCCTTTTGTAGAAAGAGTAGGTCTTTTTGTAAATGTTAAAAGTCAATATGTCAACCAGATATGTCATGATTGCAATCTATCTTTGGCGCAGATTCATTTTGAAGCCAACAAAGAGTTTTATGACAATTTGACGGTAAAACATATAAAAGTAATTAGAGCAAAAACTAAAGAAGATATCACAAAATATGAAGATGAGTATAGACTCGTTGATGCGTATGCCCGTGAGTATGGAGGAAGTGGAAAGAGAGTTAGACTAGATTGGTTTGAAGGTGTTGACACGTCCAAGATCATCCTTGCCGGCGGTCTTAACCCGCAAAATCTAGATAGTGTAAAAGATAAAGGTTTTTTCGGGGTGGATGTTAGTAGCGGGGTTGAAAAGAGCAAAGGTAAAAAAGATCACCAAAAAGTTTTGCAATTTATAAAAAAGGCTAAAAGTTTTGAATAA
- a CDS encoding 3'-5' exonuclease, which translates to MNKLDKLAQKLRKKDIKKEEFNNILVALYGMFEDPELIFQTLIARGFPIDLDKGNVFLKTAKTDYKDQEYVIVDIETSGSKSFNSQVIEIGAIKYKKGQVLDRFESFVHAKELPEYISKLTGITLEDLTLAPTQQEVLKSFKEFLGDSVFVAHNVNFDYNFLSDKLNELGFEKLANRKLCTIDLARRTIESEKYGLSYLNETLGINSLIHHRAYADALTALKILEISFKNIPSSIKTTEDLIDFSKKGKKVTAKECKKREEAK; encoded by the coding sequence TTGAATAAACTTGATAAGCTTGCGCAAAAATTGAGAAAAAAGGATATAAAAAAAGAGGAGTTTAACAACATACTTGTTGCACTCTACGGAATGTTTGAAGATCCCGAACTCATTTTTCAAACGCTCATCGCAAGAGGCTTTCCTATAGATTTAGATAAAGGAAATGTATTTTTAAAGACTGCCAAAACAGATTATAAAGACCAAGAGTACGTTATAGTAGATATAGAAACCAGCGGCAGTAAATCTTTTAACTCTCAAGTTATTGAAATAGGAGCCATTAAATATAAAAAGGGTCAAGTCTTAGATAGATTTGAAAGTTTTGTACATGCAAAGGAGTTGCCCGAATATATATCCAAACTAACAGGGATTACTTTGGAAGATCTTACTTTGGCTCCAACTCAGCAAGAGGTTTTAAAAAGTTTTAAAGAGTTTTTGGGTGACAGTGTTTTTGTAGCGCATAATGTAAATTTTGATTATAATTTTTTATCGGATAAACTAAATGAGCTTGGATTTGAAAAGCTGGCTAACAGAAAACTCTGTACCATTGATCTCGCAAGAAGGACAATAGAGAGTGAAAAGTACGGACTTAGTTATCTAAACGAAACTCTTGGTATAAATTCGCTTATACACCATAGAGCATATGCCGATGCTTTGACCGCTCTAAAAATTTTGGAGATCTCGTTTAAAAATATTCCTAGCAGTATAAAGACAACGGAGGATTTGATAGATTTTAGTAAAAAAGGGAAAAAAGTAACCGCTAAAGAGTGTAAAAAAAGGGAAGAGGCGAAGTAA